One genomic region from Blastococcus sp. Marseille-P5729 encodes:
- a CDS encoding LLM class flavin-dependent oxidoreductase, with amino-acid sequence MQRLKFGAFVAPYHKAGTNPTAALQRDLRTIEYMDEYGFDEVFIGEHHSSGGEWIASPEIFIAAAAERTKRIMLGTGVTSISYHNPLWVADRMIQLDHQTRGRVILGMGPGSLPSDSAMIGLNPTDTRELLEQNVDIITRLVRGETVNAETRTHKLIDAELQFAPFTPGGFEMTVAGVASPTGARLAGKYGIGLMSIGATLTKDGFDALAHHWNVVEERAEEFGQTVSRSSWRLVGPFHLAETEEQARKDVEHGIEHWFEYFQQVAAFPQMAVDGSNLKEMIDFIKQAGIGVIGTPDQAREQIQRLIEQSNGGFGSILNMHTDWANPEATRRSYELMAQEVMPHFQGQVEPLMKAEGKARAAREKLAQQQVDAVEHMTKKYEAELAEKQKR; translated from the coding sequence CGAAGTGTTCATCGGCGAGCACCACTCGTCCGGCGGTGAGTGGATCGCCTCACCGGAGATCTTCATCGCCGCAGCCGCCGAGCGCACCAAGCGGATCATGCTGGGCACCGGTGTCACGTCGATCAGCTATCACAACCCACTGTGGGTGGCCGACCGGATGATCCAGCTCGACCACCAGACGCGCGGGCGGGTGATTCTGGGCATGGGTCCCGGCTCGCTGCCTTCGGACTCCGCAATGATCGGACTGAACCCCACCGACACGCGTGAGCTGCTCGAGCAGAACGTCGACATCATCACGCGACTCGTGCGCGGTGAGACCGTTAACGCCGAGACCCGGACGCACAAGCTGATCGATGCCGAGCTGCAGTTCGCGCCGTTCACCCCGGGCGGCTTCGAGATGACGGTCGCCGGCGTCGCGTCGCCGACCGGAGCGCGGCTGGCCGGCAAGTACGGCATCGGCCTGATGTCGATCGGCGCGACCCTCACCAAGGACGGCTTCGACGCGCTCGCCCACCACTGGAACGTCGTCGAGGAGCGCGCGGAGGAGTTCGGCCAGACCGTCAGCCGAAGCTCGTGGCGATTGGTCGGTCCCTTCCACCTCGCGGAGACCGAGGAGCAAGCCCGCAAGGACGTCGAGCACGGCATCGAGCACTGGTTCGAGTACTTCCAGCAGGTCGCCGCCTTCCCGCAGATGGCCGTCGACGGCAGCAACCTCAAGGAGATGATCGACTTCATCAAGCAGGCCGGCATCGGCGTCATCGGCACACCCGATCAGGCGCGTGAGCAGATCCAGCGGCTGATAGAGCAGAGCAACGGCGGCTTCGGCTCGATCCTGAACATGCATACAGACTGGGCGAACCCGGAGGCCACCCGCCGCTCGTACGAGCTGATGGCCCAGGAGGTCATGCCGCACTTCCAGGGGCAGGTCGAGCCGTTGATGAAGGCCGAAGGCAAGGCGCGCGCCGCGCGAGAGAAGCTCGCTCAGCAGCAGGTGGACGCCGTCGAGCACATGACCAAGAAGTACGAGGCCGAGCTCGCGGAGAAGCAGAAGCGCTGA
- a CDS encoding nuclear transport factor 2 family protein gives MNNLDLVRRYYAACYAADVEAIAGCLTDGFIHYFLAPNQGSHPREGARALAATTAKSVRLIGSQWTIDRYIEQDDRAAIEYTMTWTPRDTAIATSMRASEWFLIDDGRLSEARSYHQVTATASDLDGFDYDRRGYGGAVPAAQLAVPGDPPRPSRLPLIVAYYDACTRADAGALQSMFADDVVHYFLQPNVGSSAVGGAEHLARYWRKVARMLRARWVVESLIERGDEAVIEWSMYWEPETDRRRIVTRGTEWYVFDGDRIAEIRSYHKQARESSELDGFDYPAAGFSTAGHESSRLHDAARTPLSEPLS, from the coding sequence ATGAACAATCTCGACCTGGTACGCCGCTACTACGCCGCCTGTTATGCCGCCGACGTCGAGGCGATCGCCGGCTGTCTCACCGACGGCTTCATCCACTACTTCCTCGCCCCCAACCAGGGCTCACATCCGCGGGAGGGTGCGCGAGCACTCGCCGCCACCACCGCCAAGTCGGTCCGGCTGATCGGATCCCAATGGACGATCGACCGCTACATCGAGCAGGATGATCGTGCTGCGATCGAGTACACGATGACCTGGACGCCGCGCGATACCGCAATCGCGACGTCGATGCGCGCATCCGAGTGGTTCCTCATCGATGACGGCCGGCTCAGCGAGGCGCGTTCCTATCACCAGGTGACCGCGACGGCATCCGACCTCGACGGCTTCGACTACGACCGCCGGGGTTATGGCGGCGCGGTGCCGGCAGCTCAGCTCGCGGTTCCGGGGGATCCTCCCCGGCCGTCACGCCTGCCGCTGATCGTGGCGTACTACGACGCGTGTACCCGGGCAGACGCGGGCGCCCTGCAGAGCATGTTCGCCGACGACGTCGTTCACTACTTCCTGCAGCCCAACGTGGGCTCTTCAGCCGTCGGGGGAGCCGAGCATCTCGCCCGGTACTGGCGCAAGGTCGCGCGGATGCTGCGCGCGCGGTGGGTCGTAGAGAGCCTGATCGAGCGCGGCGACGAAGCGGTCATCGAGTGGTCCATGTACTGGGAGCCGGAGACAGACAGGCGGCGGATCGTCACTCGCGGCACCGAGTGGTACGTCTTCGACGGTGACCGGATCGCCGAGATCCGCTCCTATCACAAGCAGGCGCGGGAGAGCTCTGAGCTCGACGGGTTCGACTACCCGGCGGCCGGATTCAGCACCGCAGGTCATGAGTCCAGCCGGCTGCACGACGCCGCCCGGACACCGCTGAGCGAGCCCCTGTCGTAG
- the purL gene encoding phosphoribosylformylglycinamidine synthase encodes MNPSHHYALVTIEAGRALSDFRLAGLLARLRTVAPQVTAVAARHVHLVATDEPMDADALERVTCLLTYGEPYEPPATGADQQCTAYVVAPRLGTISPWASKATDIAHSCGIDVHRIERVTQYVVVHEGGLDDAAQAACAGLLHDRMTETVLGTLEQAQRLFADRDPEPMEHVDVLGRGRAALDEANQAYGLALSDDEIEYLDEAFTGLRRNPTDVELMMFAQANSEHCRHKIFNADFIIDGQPQPRSLFGMIRHTEQQHPESTIVAYKDNASVMEGGRRTRLLPETPQEPSRYAPRDGDVHVLMKVETHNHPTAISPFPGAATGAGGEIRDEGATGRGSQPKAGLTGFIVSNLHLPGTEEPWEREPYGAPEHIASPLEIMTDGPIGAAAFNNEFGRPGLGGFFRVYEQTVDGVRRGYHKPIMSAGGLGTISAEQTEKIQFPEGTLLVQIGGPGMRIGMGGGAASSMAAGVNAAELDFDSVQRGNPEMERRAQEVINHCWALGERNPILAIHDVGAGGLSNAFPELVDGAGLGARFDLGAVPLEESGLAPKEIWCNESQERYVLAIAPESLGLLQTLAARERCPVDVVGRASSDGQLVLADEALEDPLSTPEADRAIDMPMEVLLGKPPRMTRDVRRIERSGDDLDLSGLGGDLLRDTAYAVLRHPTVASKRFLVTIADRSVGGLTHRDQMVGPRQVPVADVAVTLADYTGFTGEAMSSGERTPLAAVDAPASGRMAVGEAITNLLAAPFELRGTKLSCNWMAACGEDGEDAALHDTVHAVAMELCPALGIGVPVGKDSLSMRTRWQDGDTAKQVTSPVSLVVTAFSALDDVRGTLTPLLTSAGCGRRSELLLIDLGAGKNRMAGSIAAQVNGGFGREVPDLDDPQRLVSLVTAVNELRAAGLITAYHDRSDGGLWATLCEMAFASGCGLDVAVPSVPTLLSEELGAVVEIRQEDAAAVTAVLQKHGLGDLTSTVATPSDRERIRVRIAGAEGIDEPFEELYRAWDEVSWRISRLRDNPDCADSERGVADPLLEVVTAFDPTDDIAAPYLNLGARPKVAILREQGVNSHVETAFGFHTAGFDAIDVHMTDLQSGRFDLADAAGLVACGGFSYGDTLGAGEGWARSVLFNPRLTDAFSEFFHRPDTFGLGICNGCQMFAALAELIPGAQAWPRFTRNLSEQYEARLSLVEVLDSPSVFFAGMAGSRMPIAVAHGEGFADFRHQGSEADVVRSLRYVHPGGEVAMRYPANPNGSPDGLTAVTTPDGRFTAMMPHPERVQRNIQMSWTSGNPDDESPWLRMFRNARAHLG; translated from the coding sequence ATGAACCCCTCGCACCACTATGCGCTGGTCACGATCGAGGCGGGCCGCGCACTGTCCGACTTCCGCCTGGCCGGCCTCCTGGCGCGGCTGCGTACCGTGGCACCGCAGGTCACCGCCGTCGCCGCGCGCCACGTGCACCTGGTCGCCACCGACGAACCCATGGACGCGGACGCGCTCGAGCGCGTCACCTGTCTGCTGACATACGGAGAGCCCTACGAGCCGCCGGCTACCGGCGCCGATCAGCAGTGCACGGCGTACGTCGTCGCACCGCGACTCGGGACGATCTCGCCGTGGGCGTCGAAGGCGACCGACATCGCGCACAGTTGCGGCATCGACGTGCACCGGATCGAGCGGGTCACGCAGTACGTCGTCGTCCACGAGGGCGGCCTGGACGACGCCGCCCAGGCCGCATGCGCCGGTCTGCTGCACGATCGGATGACCGAGACCGTGCTGGGCACGCTCGAGCAGGCCCAGCGGCTGTTCGCCGATCGCGATCCCGAGCCGATGGAGCACGTCGACGTCCTCGGCCGCGGGCGCGCCGCGCTCGACGAGGCCAATCAGGCCTACGGGCTTGCGCTGTCGGATGACGAGATCGAGTACCTCGACGAGGCGTTCACAGGACTGCGGCGCAACCCGACCGACGTCGAGCTGATGATGTTCGCCCAGGCCAACTCCGAGCACTGCCGCCACAAGATCTTCAACGCCGACTTCATCATCGACGGTCAGCCGCAGCCGAGGTCGCTGTTCGGCATGATCCGGCACACCGAGCAGCAGCATCCCGAGTCGACGATCGTCGCGTACAAGGACAACGCCTCGGTCATGGAAGGCGGACGCCGTACTCGCCTGCTACCGGAGACCCCGCAGGAGCCGAGCCGGTATGCGCCGCGTGACGGCGACGTGCACGTGCTGATGAAGGTGGAGACGCACAACCACCCGACCGCCATCTCGCCCTTCCCGGGCGCCGCGACCGGCGCCGGCGGCGAGATCCGCGACGAGGGCGCGACCGGACGTGGGTCGCAGCCGAAGGCCGGGCTCACCGGGTTCATCGTCTCGAACCTGCACCTGCCCGGCACCGAGGAACCGTGGGAGCGCGAGCCGTACGGCGCACCGGAGCACATCGCCAGCCCGCTGGAGATCATGACCGACGGACCAATCGGCGCAGCGGCCTTCAACAACGAGTTCGGCCGCCCCGGGCTCGGCGGCTTCTTCCGTGTGTACGAGCAGACTGTCGACGGCGTCCGCCGCGGCTACCACAAGCCGATCATGAGCGCCGGGGGGCTCGGCACGATCAGCGCCGAGCAGACCGAGAAGATCCAGTTTCCCGAAGGCACGCTGCTGGTGCAGATCGGCGGGCCGGGAATGCGGATCGGCATGGGCGGTGGCGCGGCGTCCTCCATGGCCGCAGGCGTTAACGCCGCCGAGCTCGACTTCGACTCGGTGCAGCGCGGGAATCCCGAGATGGAGCGGCGCGCGCAGGAGGTCATCAACCACTGCTGGGCCCTGGGCGAGCGAAATCCGATTCTGGCGATCCACGACGTCGGCGCGGGAGGCCTGTCCAACGCCTTCCCGGAGCTGGTGGACGGCGCCGGACTCGGTGCCCGCTTCGACCTGGGCGCCGTGCCCCTCGAGGAGTCCGGTCTCGCGCCGAAGGAGATCTGGTGCAACGAGTCGCAGGAGCGTTATGTCCTCGCGATCGCGCCCGAGTCGCTCGGCCTGCTGCAGACCCTCGCCGCGCGTGAACGCTGCCCGGTGGACGTCGTCGGCCGCGCCTCGTCGGACGGCCAGCTCGTACTTGCCGATGAAGCGCTCGAAGATCCGCTGAGCACCCCTGAGGCAGACCGGGCGATCGACATGCCGATGGAGGTGCTGCTCGGCAAGCCGCCGCGGATGACCCGCGACGTACGCCGCATCGAGCGCTCTGGTGACGATCTCGATCTGAGCGGCCTCGGCGGGGATTTGTTGCGTGATACGGCGTACGCCGTCCTGCGGCACCCCACGGTCGCGAGCAAGCGGTTCCTCGTGACCATCGCCGACCGGTCGGTCGGCGGGTTGACCCACCGTGACCAGATGGTGGGTCCGCGGCAGGTCCCGGTCGCCGACGTCGCCGTGACCCTCGCCGACTACACCGGCTTCACGGGCGAGGCAATGTCGAGCGGAGAGCGTACGCCGCTGGCCGCGGTCGATGCCCCGGCGTCCGGCCGGATGGCAGTTGGCGAGGCGATCACCAACCTGCTCGCGGCCCCGTTCGAGCTGCGCGGCACGAAGCTCTCGTGCAACTGGATGGCGGCTTGCGGCGAGGACGGCGAGGACGCCGCCCTGCACGACACCGTGCACGCCGTCGCGATGGAGCTGTGCCCGGCGCTCGGCATCGGGGTGCCGGTCGGCAAGGACTCGCTCTCGATGCGCACCCGCTGGCAGGACGGCGATACCGCCAAGCAGGTCACCTCGCCGGTCTCTCTCGTCGTGACCGCCTTCTCCGCCCTGGACGACGTCCGCGGCACCCTCACCCCGCTTCTGACGAGTGCAGGATGCGGCCGACGCTCCGAGCTGCTGCTCATCGACCTCGGCGCGGGCAAGAACCGCATGGCTGGATCGATCGCCGCGCAGGTGAACGGCGGCTTCGGCCGCGAGGTCCCCGATCTCGACGATCCGCAGCGGCTTGTCAGTCTGGTCACGGCGGTCAACGAGCTGCGCGCAGCCGGACTGATCACCGCGTACCACGACCGGTCGGACGGCGGACTCTGGGCGACGCTCTGCGAGATGGCCTTCGCCTCGGGCTGCGGCCTCGACGTCGCCGTTCCGTCGGTGCCGACGCTGCTCTCCGAGGAGCTCGGCGCGGTCGTCGAGATCCGCCAGGAGGATGCCGCCGCCGTGACCGCAGTGCTGCAGAAGCATGGCCTCGGCGACCTCACCTCGACGGTCGCCACGCCCAGCGATCGCGAGCGGATCCGAGTCCGGATCGCCGGCGCTGAAGGGATCGACGAGCCGTTCGAGGAACTGTACCGCGCTTGGGACGAGGTGTCCTGGCGGATCAGTCGGCTGCGGGACAACCCTGACTGCGCGGACTCCGAACGGGGGGTCGCCGACCCGCTGCTCGAGGTCGTCACCGCCTTCGATCCCACCGATGACATCGCCGCGCCGTATCTGAACCTCGGCGCCCGCCCCAAGGTCGCGATCCTGCGCGAGCAGGGCGTGAACTCCCACGTCGAGACCGCGTTCGGCTTCCACACCGCCGGCTTCGACGCGATCGACGTCCACATGACCGACCTGCAGTCCGGCCGATTCGACCTCGCGGACGCCGCCGGCCTCGTCGCCTGCGGCGGCTTCTCGTACGGCGACACCCTCGGCGCGGGGGAGGGCTGGGCGCGCTCGGTACTGTTCAACCCGCGACTCACCGACGCCTTCAGCGAGTTCTTCCACCGCCCGGACACGTTCGGTCTGGGCATCTGCAACGGCTGCCAGATGTTTGCCGCGCTCGCCGAGCTGATCCCCGGGGCGCAGGCATGGCCGCGGTTCACCCGCAACCTCTCGGAGCAATACGAGGCGCGCCTGTCGCTGGTCGAGGTGCTCGACTCGCCGTCCGTCTTCTTCGCCGGCATGGCCGGCAGCCGGATGCCGATCGCCGTCGCACACGGCGAGGGCTTCGCCGACTTCCGGCACCAGGGCAGCGAGGCGGACGTCGTCCGCTCTCTGCGCTACGTGCATCCAGGGGGCGAGGTGGCGATGCGCTACCCGGCCAACCCCAACGGCTCACCCGACGGACTCACTGCGGTCACCACGCCGGACGGCCGGTTCACCGCGATGATGCCGCACCCCGAGCGGGTTCAGCGCAACATCCAGATGTCCTGGACCAGCGGCAATCCGGACGACGAGAGCCCGTGGCTGCGGATGTTCCGCAACGCGCGAGCCCACCTCGGGTAG